From the Candidatus Atribacteria bacterium genome, the window AGTTTGTAAGTATTTTATAAGTATTTCTCACTCCAGAGAATATGCTGTTGCCCAAGTAGTTCTTGAAGGTATACTTGATAAGTAAAAATTAATACTCTAATTCGTATATATTTAGTTAAATAGTTAGTATGTTTCATTTCTTATTACGCGATACTCGATACGATATACTAACGACTATCTACTATTTATTAACGACTAATTCAAAGGAGTTATCTTATGAAAGTAGCTACCAGTCAACAAATGAGAGAAATTGATCGCAAAGCAATAGTAGAAAAGAAAATATCCGGTCTTGATTTAATGGAGAATGCCGGATTTAAAATATTTCAAAGCTTGAAAGAAATTTACCCTGACTTAAGATTAAAAAAGATTATCATCTTTTCAGGTTCAGGCAATAATGGTGGAGATGGTTTTGTAGTTACCCGTTATCTTCATAATTATGGGGTAAAAGTAAAAGTATTTCTGCTGGCTCCTTTCCATAAAATTAAAGATGAAGCAGGAGAAAATTTAAATATTATTGATAAAATGGGCATCGAATTACTTGAAGTGGAAACCGTAAAAATCGAAGAGATACAAAAAACCATACAAGATTCTGATTTAATCATTGATGCTATCTTAGGAACCGGATTACAAGGAAAAGTAACTGGCTTAAAAGCTGATATAATAAATTTAATTAATAGAGTCAATAGGGACGTGGTGGCAATTGATGTTCCTTCTGGTTTAAATGCAGATTCCGGAAAGATCGAGGGACCATGTATCAAAGCAACTCATACTATTACTTTAGCGCTGCCAAAAATTGGTTTAATGCTTTTCCCCGGAGCAAGTTTTGCGGGAAAGGTAAGGGTTGAAGATATTGGTATACCTTCTTCTCTTTTACAAAATAATAAAATAAAAACTAATATAATAACTGAGGAGATAGTTAGATCCATTCTGCCTTTTCGTTCAGCCTGTTCCCATAAAGGCTCTTTCGGCAAAGTCTTGATTTTAGCTGGCTCGGTAGGAATGACCGGAGCGGCATATTTGAGCAGTGAAGCAGCCATGAGAAGTGGTGCAGGTATTGTGCTATTAGGAATTCCTCAAAGTCTGAACCCTATAATGGAGATAAAGCTAACCGAAGTGATGACTCTTCCTCTTGCTGAAACAAAAAAACAATCTTTAGCAGAAGACGCAGAAGAAGCAATTTTAGGACCAATGAAAGATTTTTCCGTATTAGGGATAGGTCCTGGTATTTCTCGAGAATTAGAAACCCAACGGTTAGTAAGAAAAATTATAGAAAAATCTAATATACCTTTAGTTATTGATGCCGACGCAATATTTGCCTTGAGCAAAGAACTTTCCCTATTGAAAAAAGTTAAAATTCCTCCGGTGATTACTCCACATCCAGGAGAAATGGCTACACTAATAAATAAAGACATCGGATATGTCTTAGATCATCAATTAGCAATTGCCAGAGAAATTGCTCAAGAATTTAGGGTGATAGTTGTTTTGAAGGGAGCTAGGACAATCATAACTAATAAAGAGGGGGAAGTCTATATCAATATTGGCGATAATTCGGGAATGGCAACCGGAGGAGCGGGAGATGTTCTAACCGGAATAATTAGCAGTTTAATAGCTCAAGGAGCCGATAGCTTTTCTGCCGCAATAGCAGG encodes:
- a CDS encoding NAD(P)H-hydrate dehydratase; translated protein: MKVATSQQMREIDRKAIVEKKISGLDLMENAGFKIFQSLKEIYPDLRLKKIIIFSGSGNNGGDGFVVTRYLHNYGVKVKVFLLAPFHKIKDEAGENLNIIDKMGIELLEVETVKIEEIQKTIQDSDLIIDAILGTGLQGKVTGLKADIINLINRVNRDVVAIDVPSGLNADSGKIEGPCIKATHTITLALPKIGLMLFPGASFAGKVRVEDIGIPSSLLQNNKIKTNIITEEIVRSILPFRSACSHKGSFGKVLILAGSVGMTGAAYLSSEAAMRSGAGIVLLGIPQSLNPIMEIKLTEVMTLPLAETKKQSLAEDAEEAILGPMKDFSVLGIGPGISRELETQRLVRKIIEKSNIPLVIDADAIFALSKELSLLKKVKIPPVITPHPGEMATLINKDIGYVLDHQLAIAREIAQEFRVIVVLKGARTIITNKEGEVYINIGDNSGMATGGAGDVLTGIISSLIAQGADSFSAAIAGVYIHSLAGDLARQLKGERGMIAGDILSQVPYAFLSLE